atcccaccacctGTTCCTCTCATGATGGTGTGAGACCACGTCTAAAGCTCTTATACACCTAAGACCTCACCCGTGGAAATTCTGATCTCACTGCACAGGCAGAAGGAAGCCTGGGGAGAGGAGGTGACCTTTTTGTGGTCAGAGTGCATGTATTTAGTTATAGAGTCACAACTGGAATCCACTGTCTGCAACTAATGTAGGCTGCTCTTTCCTGATGCTGtggcttcatttattttagagattccTTTCTTAGGGGCAATTCCTATATTGAAAAAGTTAGACTAGTTGGCTTTAAGAGGCTAGGTGAATGACGCGTGCAGCAAGTATGTTGCACACGTCCCACTGTATTCTCTTCCCGTGCTCATGGCAGGCATTACTAGTCAATCCCAGAACGTTATTCCTTTAAGGCTCACGGTGTGCAAGGTGAAACCTCCTCACAGTTCCTAATACTAGGTGCTTGAGCAGTAGGCTACCGCCAGACAGAGGGACCTCAGATGCCAAGTTTAATGACATCTCTCTTTGTGTCCTCCGCCAGCCATAACCAGTGGCCTGACACCCAACAGCATGATCCCCGAGAAGGAGCGGCAGAACATCGCAGAGCGGCTGTTGCGGGTCATGTGCGCTGACCTGGGTGCGCTGAGCGTGGTGAGCGGGAAGGAGTTCCTGAAGCTGGCCCAAACGCTGGTGGACAGCGGTGCCCGCTATGGGGCCTTCTCGGTCACAGAGATCCTGGGCAACTTCAACACGCTGGCGCTGAAGCACCTGCCGCGCATGTACAACCAGGTGAAGGTGAAGGTGACGTGCGCCCTGGGCAGCAACGCCTGCCTGGGCATCGGCGTCACCTGCCACTCACAGAGCGTCGGCCCCGACTCGTGCTACATCCTCACGGCCTACCAGGCCGAGGGCAACCACATCAAGAGCTACGTGCTGGGCGTCAAGGGCGCGGACATCCGCGACAGCGGCGACCTGGTGCACCACTGGGTGCAGAACGTGCTGTCAGAGTTCGTGATGTCGGAGATCAGGACGGTGTACGTGACAGACTGCCGGGTGAGCGCGTCGGCCTTCTCCAAGGCCGGCATGTGCCTTCGCTGCTCAGCCTGTGCCTTGAACTCGGTGGTGCAGAGCGTGCTGAGCAAGCGGACGCTGCAGGCCCGCAGCATGCATGAGGTCATCGAGCTGCTCAACGTGTGCGAGGACCTGGCGGGCTCCACGGGCCTGGCCAAGGAGACCTTTGGCTCACTGGAGGAGACCTCGCCGCCGCCCTGCTGGAACTCAGTCACCGACTCGCTGCTGCTGGTGCACGAGCGCTACGAGCAGATCTGCGAGTTCTACAGCCGCGCCAAGAAGATGAACCTTATCCAGAGCCTCAACAAGCACCTGCTCAGCAACCTGGCGGCCATCCTGACGCCCGTCAAGCAGGCGGTCATTGAGCTGAGCAACGAGAGCCAGCCCACCCTGCAGCTAGTGTTGCCCACCTACGTCCGGCTGGAGAAGTTGTTCACGGCCAAGGCTAACGACGCAGGCACCGTTAGCAAGCTGTGCCACCTCTTCCTCGAGGCCCTCAAGGAGAACTTCAAGGTGCACCCGGCACACAAGGTGGCCATGATCCTGGACCCGCAGCAGAAGCTGAGGCCTGTGCCGCCCTACCAGCATGAGGAGATCATCGGCAAGGTGTGCGAGCTCATCAACGAGGTGAAGGAGTCCTGGGCCGAGGAGGCCGACTTTGAGCCCACCGCCAAGAAGCCCCGTTCCGCCGCGGGCGAGCACCCCGTGGCTCAGGAGGATGATCGGCTGGGGAAGAACGAGGTGTACGATTACCTGCAGGAGCCCCTCTTCCAGGCCACTCCCGATCTCTTCCAGTACTGGTCGTGCGTGACCCAAAAGCACACGAAACTCGCCAAGCTGGCCTTCTGGCTGCTCGCGGTTCCGGCCGTGGGGGCCAGGAGTGGGTGTGTAAATATGTGTGAGCAAGCACTTCTGATCAAAAGGAGGCGGCTGCTCAGTCCGGAAGACATGAACAAACTCATGTTTCTGAAATCCAACATGCTTTAAAACTTCGGGACGCTGACaaggaagacaagagaaagagaagagaaacgttaggaaaaagaaaaccacatacacacacacaacactgtcgcaaagaaaaaggaatttaagttCTAAACACTGTGGACCTCATTAGAAACGCCCCCCTGGAAACTTAAGTGCTTTTTCagcgtgcgtgtgcatgtggcGTGCGCACGCGTCTGAGCGCGTGGGCCGCAGGTGTGCAGcacgggggagggggtgctgtgcTCGCCCGTGCGGCCCCCCACAGCCTCGTgcacgcgtgcgcgcacacacacaaccCTGGTGCGTGCACACACGCCTGCTCGCGGGCGCCTGTGCATTAAGCTGGGTGTGTCAGGAAAGCTATGTGGGAAAGAGGGAAGACGCTTCACCTCCTTTTCTCAGTGAGGGGGCTGCAAAGACTCCATTTTCAGGTGTGCAGATTGGTAGAAGGCTGATGCCGTAAAATGTTCAGGCAGCTGAGATCTGAAGTGACTTGACGTTCTCTGTCCTTGCCCCCAtggcttcccccctccccctctcctccccccttccccacagcCCTCCTGACCACACcgcttccccacccacccccaccccggctgcTCTGCCATGGATTCTCCAGACCGCATCAGACGGACAGTGTCTGCACTGGACTGTGTTCTCGTTCACCTTCAGGGCATTGAGCTGCTGCCGCCGAGCTTCCTCCccgttggtgggggggggggggtcccggGGGCAGCCGCCTTAGAAACACACCTATCTATCTCCCCAAATCAGGAAaggagactttaaaaatataaagctgactttttgctttttaatataagatagaaaaaaaaaaaagacatttttttaaagaagtatagaTACTGTCTccactcaattttttttccctaacatttTAGCAGTTTTtacgttgttttttttttttctccctcaaattTGATTTTAGACTCTGCTAGGAGGCACTGAATGTCTGTAACTTatgttttggaggtttttttttggttttgttttttgttttttcagttgcCCTTTTTGTTCCTCAAATCACACTGTAAACTAGCTCATCTCAGTGGTACCTTCAGTAGCCTAAGGTTTTTATTAGCCCTCCCTGTACTGTCCCATGTTCATGTATTCGAACGGCCAAGACCACAAACTTGGCTTTGCTGTTTGGAAACCAGGAGTGGGGCTGGAGTCACAGGTTTCACGGACGTGGGGTTCGGTGGAAGCCATAGCGAAGCGTGTGGCTTAGGAGTGCTCGTGAATGTACGCGGAAGACCCGCCCTCCCGGTTTGCCGTGTCTGGTACCGCGAATGTCTGACTTCTGTACCCAGAGTGCATTACACTACTCGCCATGTCACTGACACTTCCAGCTCAGCCGGGACTCCCGAGTCCCTCCACATTCACATCCGTAGCACCTCAgacccacagcccctcccccctccctggggccccatGGGGTTCCTCTGGTTCCATTGccccaggcctgggggaggggtcctTCCCCCTCCATGAGCCTGGGCCCTCCTGCCAGGACAGTAGTTGAGCTTGGTGCCTTGGTGGCCAAACGGTCGATGTCTGGAAGGCACAGTGGCATCAGGCCACATTTAACATGAGGCTGTGAAAGATGGATTTTCTCTCCGTGAGCAATTTAGGTTCTACACGCTCAGTCCAAGTGCCAAGAGCGTGGCCCCTTTGCCCTCCCAGGAGGTGGTTCTGTCAGGGTCAgcactccacccctccccccagccctcccacgAGTGATGTGCTGGTGGCCTCTGGCCCCCCAGTGGCCATGGCTAGTGGGATAGATGGTCACACTGAGGGCTGCAGGCTAAGAATGACCACCCTCACAGAGGGCTCTTTGCAAAGGCATGTTTCACCATCTTGAGGGTTGACCAAGTccgctccctcccttcctggtaATAAAGCATTACTTAGCAGTGAGATACCTCGATTCCAAAAAGCACtgtacaacaggtccctccccggGTCCGTTAGCAGATTGGGAAGTCAAGTTGGTCCAAAAACTCGAGAAGGCTTAGGATCGATCTTAGACCAGAACGGTATCCCTGGGGGCCAGGCCTGCTCACGTCACCTCATGAGAACTAACCCAGCTTTTCCCTCCAAGTCTTGGACAGACTGAAATGCATCACAACAGGCCGTTCACACCTTCGCTCCAGCAAGCAGTGGTCTCAGGAACCAGTGTACCGTTGCCTCTCCTGGAGAAGTTCTAGGTATTTCCCCCACATTTCCAGCCGGGGTCACACCACCAGAAGAGCCTCCATCTGCACTGGACAGTCACCTCATGTCACTCGAGAG
This DNA window, taken from Lutra lutra chromosome 13, mLutLut1.2, whole genome shotgun sequence, encodes the following:
- the ZNF618 gene encoding zinc finger protein 618 isoform X19; amino-acid sequence: MNQPGGAAAPQADGASAAGRKSTASRERLKRSQKSTKVEGPEPAPAEASLSAEQGTMTEVKVKTELPDDYIQEVIWQGEAKEEKKAVSKDGTGDVPAEICVVIGGVRNQQTLDGKGKAPEGSPHGGSVRSRYSGTWIFDQALRYTSGSYECGICGKKYKYYNCFQTHVRAHRDTEATSGEGASQGNNFRYTCDICGKKYKYYSCFQEHRDLHAVDVFSVEGAPENRADPFEQGVVATDEVKEEPPEPFQKIGPKTGNYTCEFCGKQYKYYTPYQEHVALHAPITDNENNIASNQSRSPPAVVEEKWKPQAQRNSANNTITSGLTPNSMIPEKERQNIAERLLRVMCADLGALSVVSGKEFLKLAQTLVDSGARYGAFSVTEILGNFNTLALKHLPRMYNQVKVKVTCALGSNACLGIGVTCHSQSVGPDSCYILTAYQAEGNHIKSYVLGVKGADIRDSGDLVHHWVQNVLSEFVMSEIRTVYVTDCRVSASAFSKAGMCLRCSACALNSVVQSVLSKRTLQARSMHEVIELLNVCEDLAGSTGLAKETFGSLEETSPPPCWNSVTDSLLLVHERYEQICEFYSRAKKMNLIQSLNKHLLSNLAAILTPVKQAVIELSNESQPTLQLVLPTYVRLEKLFTAKANDAGTVSKLCHLFLEALKENFKVHPAHKVAMILDPQQKLRPVPPYQHEEIIGKVCELINEVKESWAEEADFEPTAKKPRSAAGEHPVAQEDDRLGKNEVYDYLQEPLFQATPDLFQYWSCVTQKHTKLAKLAFWLLAVPAVGARSGCVNMCEQALLIKRRRLLSPEDMNKLMFLKSNML
- the ZNF618 gene encoding zinc finger protein 618 isoform X15 produces the protein MNQPGGAAAPQADGASAAGRKSTASRERLKRSQKSTKVEGPEPAPAEASLSAEQGTMTEVKVKTELPDDYIQEVIWQGEAKEEKKAVSKDGTGDVPAEICVVIGGVRNQQTLDGKGKAPEGSPHGGSVRSRYSGTWIFDQALRYTSGSYECGICGKKYKYYNCFQTHVRAHRDTEATSGEGASQGNNFRYTCDICGKKYKYYSCFQEHRDLHAVDVFSVEGAPENRADPFEQGVVATDEVKEEPPEPFQKIGPMNNITSEIFKKKEVRQCQKRETGNYTCEFCGKQYKYYTPYQEHVALHAPIKSAFSRRVEGKAQNHFEETNSSSQNSSEPYTCGACGIQFQFYNNLLEHMQSHAADNENNIASNQSRSPPAVVEEKWKPQAQRNSANNTITSGLTPNSMIPEKERQNIAERLLRVMCADLGALSVVSGKEFLKLAQTLVDSGARYGAFSVTEILGNFNTLALKHLPRMYNQVKVKVTCALGSNACLGIGVTCHSQSVGPDSCYILTAYQAEGNHIKSYVLGVKGADIRDSGDLVHHWVQNVLSEFVMSEIRTVYVTDCRVSASAFSKAGMCLRCSACALNSVVQSVLSKRTLQARSMHEVIELLNVCEDLAGSTGLAKETFGSLEETSPPPCWNSVTDSLLLVHERYEQICEFYSRAKKMNLIQSLNKHLLSNLAAILTPVKQAVIELSNESQPTLQLVLPTYVRLEKLFTAKANDAGTVSKLCHLFLEALKENFKVHPAHKVAMILDPQQKLRPVPPYQHEEIIGKVCELINEVKESWAEEADFEPTAKKPRSAAGEHPVAQEDDRLGKNEVYDYLQEPLFQATPDLFQYWSCVTQKHTKLAKLAFWLLAVPAVGARSGCVNMCEQALLIKRRRLLSPEDMNKLMFLKSNML
- the ZNF618 gene encoding zinc finger protein 618 isoform X7, encoding MNQPGGAAAPQADGASAAGRKSTASRERLKRSQKSTKVEGPEPAPAEASLSAEQGTMTEVKVKTELPDDYIQEVIWQGEAKEEKKAVSKDGTGDVPAEICVVIGGVRNQQTLDGKGKAPEGSPHGGSVRSRYSGTWIFDQALRYTSGSYECGICGKKYKYYNCFQTHVRAHRDTEATSGEGASQGNNFRYTCDICGKKYKYYSCFQEHRDLHAVDDPFEQGVVATDEVKEEPPEPFQKIGPKTGNYTCEFCGKQYKYYTPYQEHVALHAPISTAPGWEPPDDPDTGSECSHPEVSPSPRFVAAKTQTNQSGKKAPASVVRCGALLHRTPPATQTQTFRTPNSGSPASKATAAESAFSRRVEGKAQNHFEETNSSSQNSSETASPLISNPFPLLQKPYTCGACGIQFQFYNNLLEHMQSHAADNENNIASNQSRSPPAVVEEKWKPQAQRNSANNTITSGLTPNSMIPEKERQNIAERLLRVMCADLGALSVVSGKEFLKLAQTLVDSGARYGAFSVTEILGNFNTLALKHLPRMYNQVKVKVTCALGSNACLGIGVTCHSQSVGPDSCYILTAYQAEGNHIKSYVLGVKGADIRDSGDLVHHWVQNVLSEFVMSEIRTVYVTDCRVSASAFSKAGMCLRCSACALNSVVQSVLSKRTLQARSMHEVIELLNVCEDLAGSTGLAKETFGSLEETSPPPCWNSVTDSLLLVHERYEQICEFYSRAKKMNLIQSLNKHLLSNLAAILTPVKQAVIELSNESQPTLQLVLPTYVRLEKLFTAKANDAGTVSKLCHLFLEALKENFKVHPAHKVAMILDPQQKLRPVPPYQHEEIIGKVCELINEVKESWAEEADFEPTAKKPRSAAGEHPVAQEDDRLGKNEVYDYLQEPLFQATPDLFQYWSCVTQKHTKLAKLAFWLLAVPAVGARSGCVNMCEQALLIKRRRLLSPEDMNKLMFLKSNML
- the ZNF618 gene encoding zinc finger protein 618 isoform X8 — its product is MNQPGGAAAPQADGASAAGRKSTASRERLKRSQKSTKVEGPEPAPAEASLSAEQGTMTEVKVKTELPDDYIQEVIWQGEAKEEKKAVSKDGTGDVPAEICVVIGGVRNQQTLGSYECGICGKKYKYYNCFQTHVRAHRDTEATSGEGASQGNNFRYTCDICGKKYKYYSCFQEHRDLHAVDVFSVEGAPENRADPFEQGVVATDEVKEEPPEPFQKIGPMNNITSEIFKKKEVRQCQKRETGNYTCEFCGKQYKYYTPYQEHVALHAPISTAPGWEPPDDPDTGSECSHPEVSPSPRFVAAKTQTNQSGKKAPASVVRCGALLHRTPPATQTQTFRTPNSGSPASKATAAESAFSRRVEGKAQNHFEETNSSSQNSSETASPLISNPFPLLQKPYTCGACGIQFQFYNNLLEHMQSHAADNENNIASNQSRSPPAVVEEKWKPQAQRNSANNTITSGLTPNSMIPEKERQNIAERLLRVMCADLGALSVVSGKEFLKLAQTLVDSGARYGAFSVTEILGNFNTLALKHLPRMYNQVKVKVTCALGSNACLGIGVTCHSQSVGPDSCYILTAYQAEGNHIKSYVLGVKGADIRDSGDLVHHWVQNVLSEFVMSEIRTVYVTDCRVSASAFSKAGMCLRCSACALNSVVQSVLSKRTLQARSMHEVIELLNVCEDLAGSTGLAKETFGSLEETSPPPCWNSVTDSLLLVHERYEQICEFYSRAKKMNLIQSLNKHLLSNLAAILTPVKQAVIELSNESQPTLQLVLPTYVRLEKLFTAKANDAGTVSKLCHLFLEALKENFKVHPAHKVAMILDPQQKLRPVPPYQHEEIIGKVCELINEVKESWAEEADFEPTAKKPRSAAGEHPVAQEDDRLGKNEVYDYLQEPLFQATPDLFQYWSCVTQKHTKLAKLAFWLLAVPAVGARSGCVNMCEQALLIKRRRLLSPEDMNKLMFLKSNML
- the ZNF618 gene encoding zinc finger protein 618 isoform X1, translated to MNQPGGAAAPQADGASAAGRKSTASRERLKRSQKSTKVEGPEPAPAEASLSAEQGTMTEVKVKTELPDDYIQEVIWQGEAKEEKKAVSKDGTGDVPAEICVVIGGVRNQQTLDGKGKAPEGSPHGGSVRSRYSGTWIFDQALRYTSGSYECGICGKKYKYYNCFQTHVRAHRDTEATSGEGASQGNNFRYTCDICGKKYKYYSCFQEHRDLHAVDVFSVEGAPENRADPFEQGVVATDEVKEEPPEPFQKIGPMNNITSEIFKKKEVRQCQKRETGNYTCEFCGKQYKYYTPYQEHVALHAPISTAPGWEPPDDPDTGSECSHPEVSPSPRFVAAKTQTNQSGKKAPASVVRCGALLHRTPPATQTQTFRTPNSGSPASKATAAESAFSRRVEGKAQNHFEETNSSSQNSSETASPLISNPFPLLQKPYTCGACGIQFQFYNNLLEHMQSHAADNENNIASNQSRSPPAVVEEKWKPQAQRNSANNTITSGLTPNSMIPEKERQNIAERLLRVMCADLGALSVVSGKEFLKLAQTLVDSGARYGAFSVTEILGNFNTLALKHLPRMYNQVKVKVTCALGSNACLGIGVTCHSQSVGPDSCYILTAYQAEGNHIKSYVLGVKGADIRDSGDLVHHWVQNVLSEFVMSEIRTVYVTDCRVSASAFSKAGMCLRCSACALNSVVQSVLSKRTLQARSMHEVIELLNVCEDLAGSTGLAKETFGSLEETSPPPCWNSVTDSLLLVHERYEQICEFYSRAKKMNLIQSLNKHLLSNLAAILTPVKQAVIELSNESQPTLQLVLPTYVRLEKLFTAKANDAGTVSKLCHLFLEALKENFKVHPAHKVAMILDPQQKLRPVPPYQHEEIIGKVCELINEVKESWAEEADFEPTAKKPRSAAGEHPVAQEDDRLGKNEVYDYLQEPLFQATPDLFQYWSCVTQKHTKLAKLAFWLLAVPAVGARSGCVNMCEQALLIKRRRLLSPEDMNKLMFLKSNML
- the ZNF618 gene encoding zinc finger protein 618 isoform X3; amino-acid sequence: MNQPGGAAAPQADGASAAGRKSTASRERLKRSQKSTKVEGPEPAPAEASLSAEQGTMTEVKVKTELPDDYIQEVIWQGEAKEEKKAVSKDGTGDVPAEICVVIGGVRNQQTLDGKGKAPEGSPHGGSVRSRYSGTWIFDQALRYTSGSYECGICGKKYKYYNCFQTHVRAHRDTEATSGEGASQGNNFRYTCDICGKKYKYYSCFQEHRDLHAVDDPFEQGVVATDEVKEEPPEPFQKIGPMNNITSEIFKKKEVRQCQKRETGNYTCEFCGKQYKYYTPYQEHVALHAPISTAPGWEPPDDPDTGSECSHPEVSPSPRFVAAKTQTNQSGKKAPASVVRCGALLHRTPPATQTQTFRTPNSGSPASKATAAESAFSRRVEGKAQNHFEETNSSSQNSSETASPLISNPFPLLQKPYTCGACGIQFQFYNNLLEHMQSHAADNENNIASNQSRSPPAVVEEKWKPQAQRNSANNTITSGLTPNSMIPEKERQNIAERLLRVMCADLGALSVVSGKEFLKLAQTLVDSGARYGAFSVTEILGNFNTLALKHLPRMYNQVKVKVTCALGSNACLGIGVTCHSQSVGPDSCYILTAYQAEGNHIKSYVLGVKGADIRDSGDLVHHWVQNVLSEFVMSEIRTVYVTDCRVSASAFSKAGMCLRCSACALNSVVQSVLSKRTLQARSMHEVIELLNVCEDLAGSTGLAKETFGSLEETSPPPCWNSVTDSLLLVHERYEQICEFYSRAKKMNLIQSLNKHLLSNLAAILTPVKQAVIELSNESQPTLQLVLPTYVRLEKLFTAKANDAGTVSKLCHLFLEALKENFKVHPAHKVAMILDPQQKLRPVPPYQHEEIIGKVCELINEVKESWAEEADFEPTAKKPRSAAGEHPVAQEDDRLGKNEVYDYLQEPLFQATPDLFQYWSCVTQKHTKLAKLAFWLLAVPAVGARSGCVNMCEQALLIKRRRLLSPEDMNKLMFLKSNML
- the ZNF618 gene encoding zinc finger protein 618 isoform X17 codes for the protein MNQPGGAAAPQADGASAAGRKSTASRERLKRSQKSTKVEGPEPAPAEASLSAEQGTMTEVKVKTELPDDYIQEVIWQGEAKEEKKAVSKDGTGDVPAEICVVIGGVRNQQTLDGKGKAPEGSPHGGSVRSRYSGTWIFDQALRYTSGSYECGICGKKYKYYNCFQTHVRAHRDTEATSGEGASQGNNFRYTCDICGKKYKYYSCFQEHRDLHAVDVFSVEGAPENRADPFEQGVVATDEVKEEPPEPFQKIGPKTGNYTCEFCGKQYKYYTPYQEHVALHAPIKSAFSRRVEGKAQNHFEETNSSSQNSSETASPLISNPFPLLQKPYTCGACGIQFQFYNNLLEHMQSHAADNENNIASNQSRSPPAVVEEKWKPQAQRNSANNTITSGLTPNSMIPEKERQNIAERLLRVMCADLGALSVVSGKEFLKLAQTLVDSGARYGAFSVTEILGNFNTLALKHLPRMYNQVKVKVTCALGSNACLGIGVTCHSQSVGPDSCYILTAYQAEGNHIKSYVLGVKGADIRDSGDLVHHWVQNVLSEFVMSEIRTVYVTDCRVSASAFSKAGMCLRCSACALNSVVQSVLSKRTLQARSMHEVIELLNVCEDLAGSTGLAKETFGSLEETSPPPCWNSVTDSLLLVHERYEQICEFYSRAKKMNLIQSLNKHLLSNLAAILTPVKQAVIELSNESQPTLQLVLPTYVRLEKLFTAKANDAGTVSKLCHLFLEALKENFKVHPAHKVAMILDPQQKLRPVPPYQHEEIIGKVCELINEVKESWAEEADFEPTAKKPRSAAGEHPVAQEDDRLGKNEVYDYLQEPLFQATPDLFQYWSCVTQKHTKLAKLAFWLLAVPAVGARSGCVNMCEQALLIKRRRLLSPEDMNKLMFLKSNML
- the ZNF618 gene encoding zinc finger protein 618 isoform X10 — translated: MNQPGGAAAPQADGASAAGRKSTASRERLKRSQKSTKVEGPEPAPAEASLSAEQGTMTEVKVKTELPDDYIQEVIWQGEAKEEKKAVSKDGTGDVPAEICVVIGGVRNQQTLGSYECGICGKKYKYYNCFQTHVRAHRDTEATSGEGASQGNNFRYTCDICGKKYKYYSCFQEHRDLHAVDVFSVEGAPENRADPFEQGVVATDEVKEEPPEPFQKIGPKTGNYTCEFCGKQYKYYTPYQEHVALHAPISTAPGWEPPDDPDTGSECSHPEVSPSPRFVAAKTQTNQSGKKAPASVVRCGALLHRTPPATQTQTFRTPNSGSPASKATAAESAFSRRVEGKAQNHFEETNSSSQNSSEPYTCGACGIQFQFYNNLLEHMQSHAADNENNIASNQSRSPPAVVEEKWKPQAQRNSANNTITSGLTPNSMIPEKERQNIAERLLRVMCADLGALSVVSGKEFLKLAQTLVDSGARYGAFSVTEILGNFNTLALKHLPRMYNQVKVKVTCALGSNACLGIGVTCHSQSVGPDSCYILTAYQAEGNHIKSYVLGVKGADIRDSGDLVHHWVQNVLSEFVMSEIRTVYVTDCRVSASAFSKAGMCLRCSACALNSVVQSVLSKRTLQARSMHEVIELLNVCEDLAGSTGLAKETFGSLEETSPPPCWNSVTDSLLLVHERYEQICEFYSRAKKMNLIQSLNKHLLSNLAAILTPVKQAVIELSNESQPTLQLVLPTYVRLEKLFTAKANDAGTVSKLCHLFLEALKENFKVHPAHKVAMILDPQQKLRPVPPYQHEEIIGKVCELINEVKESWAEEADFEPTAKKPRSAAGEHPVAQEDDRLGKNEVYDYLQEPLFQATPDLFQYWSCVTQKHTKLAKLAFWLLAVPAVGARSGCVNMCEQALLIKRRRLLSPEDMNKLMFLKSNML
- the ZNF618 gene encoding zinc finger protein 618 isoform X13, with the protein product MNQPGGAAAPQADGASAAGRKSTASRERLKRSQKSTKVEGPEPAPAEASLSAEQGTMTEVKVKTELPDDYIQEVIWQGEAKEEKKAVSKDGTGDVPAEICVVIGGVRNQQTLDGKGKAPEGSPHGGSVRSRYSGTWIFDQALRYTSGSYECGICGKKYKYYNCFQTHVRAHRDTEATSGEGASQGNNFRYTCDICGKKYKYYSCFQEHRDLHAVDVFSVEGAPENRADPFEQGVVATDEVKEEPPEPFQKIGPMNNITSEIFKKKEVRQCQKRETGNYTCEFCGKQYKYYTPYQEHVALHAPIKSAFSRRVEGKAQNHFEETNSSSQNSSETASPLISNPFPLLQKPYTCGACGIQFQFYNNLLEHMQSHAADNENNIASNQSRSPPAVVEEKWKPQAQRNSANNTITSGLTPNSMIPEKERQNIAERLLRVMCADLGALSVVSGKEFLKLAQTLVDSGARYGAFSVTEILGNFNTLALKHLPRMYNQVKVKVTCALGSNACLGIGVTCHSQSVGPDSCYILTAYQAEGNHIKSYVLGVKGADIRDSGDLVHHWVQNVLSEFVMSEIRTVYVTDCRVSASAFSKAGMCLRCSACALNSVVQSVLSKRTLQARSMHEVIELLNVCEDLAGSTGLAKETFGSLEETSPPPCWNSVTDSLLLVHERYEQICEFYSRAKKMNLIQSLNKHLLSNLAAILTPVKQAVIELSNESQPTLQLVLPTYVRLEKLFTAKANDAGTVSKLCHLFLEALKENFKVHPAHKVAMILDPQQKLRPVPPYQHEEIIGKVCELINEVKESWAEEADFEPTAKKPRSAAGEHPVAQEDDRLGKNEVYDYLQEPLFQATPDLFQYWSCVTQKHTKLAKLAFWLLAVPAVGARSGCVNMCEQALLIKRRRLLSPEDMNKLMFLKSNML
- the ZNF618 gene encoding zinc finger protein 618 isoform X11, giving the protein MNQPGGAAAPQADGASAAGRKSTASRERLKRSQKSTKVEGPEPAPAEASLSAEQGTMTEVKVKTELPDDYIQEVIWQGEAKEEKKAVSKDGTGDVPAEICVVIGGVRNQQTLGSYECGICGKKYKYYNCFQTHVRAHRDTEATSGEGASQGNNFRYTCDICGKKYKYYSCFQEHRDLHAVDVFSVEGAPENRADPFEQGVVATDEVKEEPPEPFQKIGPKTGNYTCEFCGKQYKYYTPYQEHVALHAPISTAPGWEPPDDPDTGSECSHPEVSPSPRFVAAKTQTNQSGKKAPASVVRCGALLHRTPPATQTQTFRTPNSGSPASKATAESAFSRRVEGKAQNHFEETNSSSQNSSEPYTCGACGIQFQFYNNLLEHMQSHAADNENNIASNQSRSPPAVVEEKWKPQAQRNSANNTITSGLTPNSMIPEKERQNIAERLLRVMCADLGALSVVSGKEFLKLAQTLVDSGARYGAFSVTEILGNFNTLALKHLPRMYNQVKVKVTCALGSNACLGIGVTCHSQSVGPDSCYILTAYQAEGNHIKSYVLGVKGADIRDSGDLVHHWVQNVLSEFVMSEIRTVYVTDCRVSASAFSKAGMCLRCSACALNSVVQSVLSKRTLQARSMHEVIELLNVCEDLAGSTGLAKETFGSLEETSPPPCWNSVTDSLLLVHERYEQICEFYSRAKKMNLIQSLNKHLLSNLAAILTPVKQAVIELSNESQPTLQLVLPTYVRLEKLFTAKANDAGTVSKLCHLFLEALKENFKVHPAHKVAMILDPQQKLRPVPPYQHEEIIGKVCELINEVKESWAEEADFEPTAKKPRSAAGEHPVAQEDDRLGKNEVYDYLQEPLFQATPDLFQYWSCVTQKHTKLAKLAFWLLAVPAVGARSGCVNMCEQALLIKRRRLLSPEDMNKLMFLKSNML
- the ZNF618 gene encoding zinc finger protein 618 isoform X18, with translation MNQPGGAAAPQADGASAAGRKSTASRERLKRSQKSTKVEGPEPAPAEASLSAEQGTMTEVKVKTELPDDYIQEVIWQGEAKEEKKAVSKDGTGDVPAEICVVIGGVRNQQTLDGKGKAPEGSPHGGSVRSRYSGTWIFDQALRYTSGSYECGICGKKYKYYNCFQTHVRAHRDTEATSGEGASQGNNFRYTCDICGKKYKYYSCFQEHRDLHAVDVFSVEGAPENRADPFEQGVVATDEVKEEPPEPFQKIGPMNNITSEIFKKKEVRQCQKRETGNYTCEFCGKQYKYYTPYQEHVALHAPITDNENNIASNQSRSPPAVVEEKWKPQAQRNSANNTITSGLTPNSMIPEKERQNIAERLLRVMCADLGALSVVSGKEFLKLAQTLVDSGARYGAFSVTEILGNFNTLALKHLPRMYNQVKVKVTCALGSNACLGIGVTCHSQSVGPDSCYILTAYQAEGNHIKSYVLGVKGADIRDSGDLVHHWVQNVLSEFVMSEIRTVYVTDCRVSASAFSKAGMCLRCSACALNSVVQSVLSKRTLQARSMHEVIELLNVCEDLAGSTGLAKETFGSLEETSPPPCWNSVTDSLLLVHERYEQICEFYSRAKKMNLIQSLNKHLLSNLAAILTPVKQAVIELSNESQPTLQLVLPTYVRLEKLFTAKANDAGTVSKLCHLFLEALKENFKVHPAHKVAMILDPQQKLRPVPPYQHEEIIGKVCELINEVKESWAEEADFEPTAKKPRSAAGEHPVAQEDDRLGKNEVYDYLQEPLFQATPDLFQYWSCVTQKHTKLAKLAFWLLAVPAVGARSGCVNMCEQALLIKRRRLLSPEDMNKLMFLKSNML